The following are from one region of the Treponema denticola genome:
- a CDS encoding type II toxin-antitoxin system RelE/ParE family toxin produces the protein MFEIKIAPQAAADLLEIKDYIENELQNPIAAHNTISKIIETYENLTVFPNIGIPVEKYVSFPTDYRFVLANNYSIFYRIEDEVIRIVRILYSRRDFVRILFGANSK, from the coding sequence ATGTTTGAGATAAAGATTGCTCCGCAAGCGGCAGCAGATTTACTTGAAATCAAAGATTATATAGAGAATGAACTTCAAAATCCCATAGCAGCACATAATACCATTTCAAAAATTATAGAAACATATGAAAATTTGACAGTTTTTCCAAATATAGGGATTCCTGTGGAAAAATATGTTTCATTTCCTACAGATTATAGGTTTGTGCTTGCAAATAATTATTCAATATTTTATAGAATTGAAGACGAAGTTATAAGAATTGTAAGGATTTTGTATTCAAGAAGAGATTTTGTTCGTATTTTGTTTGGAGCGAATAGCAAATAG
- a CDS encoding VOC family protein produces the protein MKLDGFGVFVKDMPTMVRFYRDILGFEIKEAEDASNVFLEKDGTLFLFYRRSDFEKMTSTKFNYAEKINGHFEIALGVENFAAVDKAYNEIVAKGGESVMPPTTEPWGQRTCYIADPEGNLVEIGSFVKE, from the coding sequence ATGAAATTAGATGGATTTGGTGTTTTTGTAAAAGATATGCCGACAATGGTGCGTTTTTACAGGGATATATTGGGATTTGAAATCAAAGAGGCAGAAGATGCATCGAATGTATTTCTTGAAAAGGACGGCACTCTGTTTTTATTTTACAGACGCTCAGATTTTGAAAAGATGACTTCTACAAAATTCAATTATGCAGAAAAGATAAATGGGCATTTTGAAATTGCCTTAGGTGTAGAAAATTTTGCGGCAGTGGATAAAGCATATAATGAAATAGTCGCAAAGGGTGGAGAATCTGTAATGCCGCCTACAACAGAGCCTTGGGGACAGCGAACTTGCTACATTGCCGACCCCGAAGGAAATCTTGTAGAAATCGGTTCTTTCGTGAAAGAATAA
- a CDS encoding TfoX/Sxy family protein encodes MASTKDYLDFVLDQLSDLEDIRFRQMMGEYIIYYKDKIIGGIYDDRFLVKPTKSVMEKIPDASYEVPYAGTKEMILVDAIDNREFLRDLILGMYEELPEQKRKKS; translated from the coding sequence ATGGCGTCTACTAAAGATTACTTAGATTTTGTACTTGACCAGCTTTCTGATTTGGAAGATATAAGGTTTCGACAGATGATGGGAGAGTATATAATTTATTATAAAGATAAAATCATCGGCGGGATATATGATGATCGTTTTCTCGTAAAGCCTACAAAATCAGTAATGGAAAAAATACCTGATGCATCATATGAAGTGCCGTATGCCGGTACAAAAGAAATGATTTTAGTTGATGCGATAGATAACCGTGAATTTCTTCGGGATTTGATTTTGGGTATGTATGAGGAACTGCCGGAACAAAAGAGAAAAAAGTCCTAA
- a CDS encoding toxin, with amino-acid sequence MIFDWNNEKNMMLKRDRNISFERIIVAIEQDGLLDILEHPNKEKYPNQLLLLVEIDRYVYVVPCVLENDVCFLKTIFPSRKYTSKYLDWKGEENE; translated from the coding sequence ATGATATTCGATTGGAATAATGAAAAAAATATGATGCTTAAAAGAGATAGAAATATATCGTTTGAGCGGATTATTGTGGCAATTGAGCAAGATGGTTTATTGGATATTTTAGAGCATCCAAACAAAGAAAAATATCCAAATCAACTTTTGCTTCTTGTAGAAATTGATAGATATGTATATGTAGTTCCTTGTGTACTTGAAAATGATGTTTGTTTTTTGAAAACTATTTTTCCAAGTAGAAAATATACGTCGAAATATCTTGACTGGAAAGGAGAAGAAAATGAATAG
- a CDS encoding NERD domain-containing protein, whose product MMLLIIFGFIAFILVIFFLGKWVWVSRGEMGEHYVSKILSSLDENEYKVFNDVMLRTKNGKTTQIDHIVISAYGIFVIETKNYSGWIFGNEKAEYWMQVIYNEKNKFRNPVKQNQAHVFAIKELFAEYSDIKYFPIVVFVGNAELKNIESNMPVIYDDDLLDLIYSDTTNKCLTEIEIQKIVNLLSSKNIVDEEIKVEHINNIRQTVVERKLKMENLICPRCNSELKLREGKSGKFYGCSNYPRCRFTMPFFKINT is encoded by the coding sequence ATGATGTTATTGATTATATTTGGTTTTATTGCTTTTATCCTCGTCATTTTTTTTCTTGGAAAATGGGTTTGGGTAAGCAGAGGAGAAATGGGGGAACATTATGTATCGAAAATTTTATCATCATTGGATGAAAATGAGTATAAAGTTTTTAATGATGTAATGTTACGGACAAAAAATGGTAAAACAACACAGATAGACCATATAGTAATCTCTGCTTATGGAATTTTTGTAATAGAAACAAAAAATTACAGCGGTTGGATTTTTGGAAATGAAAAAGCTGAATATTGGATGCAAGTAATTTATAATGAAAAGAATAAATTTAGAAATCCTGTAAAACAAAATCAGGCTCATGTTTTTGCAATAAAAGAACTATTTGCAGAATATAGCGATATAAAATATTTTCCTATTGTCGTTTTTGTTGGTAATGCGGAATTAAAAAACATAGAATCTAATATGCCTGTAATTTATGATGATGATCTTTTAGACTTGATTTACTCGGATACTACAAATAAGTGTCTTACAGAAATAGAAATTCAGAAAATTGTAAACTTACTTTCAAGTAAAAATATTGTTGACGAGGAAATAAAAGTTGAACATATTAACAATATAAGACAAACTGTAGTTGAAAGAAAATTAAAAATGGAGAATTTAATTTGTCCTCGATGTAATAGTGAGTTAAAATTAAGAGAAGGTAAATCTGGTAAATTTTATGGATGTTCGAATTATCCAAGATGTAGATTTACTATGCCTTTTTTTAAAATAAACACATAA
- a CDS encoding AAA family ATPase has product MTSATKNKKEIIDFLWDWANNSDWAKLLVHKVVSTESSLLKSDREEIFKYFLHKIGLIKELPPLTITKPSYSPASKKIELSALSEVTGVNKLAKKQTITFAPNLTVIYGENGTGKTGYGRILKALGFSYDQNNTILSNIFKGTEPQSAKIVFEANGSPETFVWTGKNRNEDLASISVFNNNCVQISLDGSRQLIVSPIGFHLFDLVSSELSALDALFQDKKNEYPVQVSWLENLNLNTPQQVFISNLSKDSDDQKLTELSTFGKEQAKELQVKELDLSNLNKILLQNEIRALNYQCSELNTITERVEQAKKVLNADVWNQLKQINQSIAELEKNTQKGISEIALSKGIEFYETNEFKTFLSSAEAYIKKMAKPNYPQNEDVCIYCRQPLEVDARELLESYRKLLNDKTEENLAKLIKSKHDLINSVNDIDTSLKLSYPSFGSDDKDNPIQPEELTAYNRELEILKKKIINDEISEDLVFNLKYDDFKTFISNKAIQLQDSLSKKNELLTNIETKEKELKKVIAELKDRKYLSEKIDEIRDIIVNHKILAILNKHSNSFSTSSISRKTSQAREELISQDFNNIFQKELMALRKSEMPIELSFGTDKGKTKINHKISNHQLLEILSEGEQKSIALAEFLTELQLDTINAPVIFDDPVNSLDHKIIDSFAKRVIRLSEQRQVVVFTHSVLLFNSLLYSSNQPSFKHLSYKFYNSQKEYDFVGVITEAEEEKNKVKQNISKINTLINSKPKGRSEAEVVKEGFGELRSAIELCIEHEIFNGTIQRYQKHVSLGKFIQVNAESLGKYKASLNDIYERCCGFINAHSNPELVHNDPTIDDLRADFEEFKKIRSEFIKS; this is encoded by the coding sequence ATGACATCAGCAACAAAAAACAAAAAAGAAATTATTGATTTCCTTTGGGACTGGGCGAACAATTCTGATTGGGCTAAGTTATTGGTACATAAAGTCGTCAGCACTGAAAGCAGTTTACTTAAATCTGATAGAGAAGAAATATTTAAATATTTCTTGCATAAAATTGGATTGATAAAAGAGTTGCCTCCTCTAACAATCACAAAACCAAGTTATTCACCTGCTTCAAAAAAAATTGAGCTATCTGCACTTTCAGAAGTCACTGGTGTTAATAAACTGGCAAAGAAACAGACAATAACATTTGCACCAAACCTTACTGTCATTTATGGTGAAAACGGAACAGGTAAAACCGGATATGGAAGAATCCTAAAAGCTCTTGGATTTAGTTATGATCAAAATAACACCATCTTATCAAATATTTTCAAAGGAACAGAACCTCAATCTGCTAAAATTGTTTTTGAAGCGAATGGTAGCCCCGAAACATTTGTTTGGACAGGAAAAAACAGAAATGAAGATCTAGCAAGCATCTCGGTTTTTAACAATAACTGTGTTCAAATCAGTCTCGATGGCAGTCGTCAACTGATTGTGTCACCTATAGGTTTTCATTTATTTGATCTCGTTTCTTCAGAGCTAAGTGCTTTAGACGCTCTATTTCAAGATAAAAAAAATGAATATCCAGTTCAAGTTTCGTGGTTAGAAAATCTAAATTTAAATACCCCGCAACAGGTATTCATCAGTAATCTATCAAAAGACTCCGATGACCAAAAACTAACTGAGCTTTCGACCTTTGGCAAAGAACAAGCAAAAGAACTTCAGGTAAAAGAATTGGATTTATCAAATCTAAATAAAATATTACTGCAAAATGAGATTCGAGCATTAAACTATCAATGCTCAGAGCTGAACACAATTACTGAAAGAGTAGAACAAGCAAAAAAGGTCTTGAATGCTGATGTATGGAACCAACTAAAGCAGATTAATCAATCCATTGCTGAATTAGAAAAAAATACTCAAAAAGGCATTAGTGAGATTGCCTTATCAAAAGGCATTGAGTTCTATGAAACAAACGAGTTTAAAACCTTTTTAAGTTCAGCAGAAGCTTATATCAAAAAAATGGCTAAGCCCAATTATCCGCAAAATGAAGATGTGTGTATTTATTGCAGACAACCTCTTGAAGTTGATGCAAGAGAGTTATTAGAAAGTTATCGTAAACTACTGAATGACAAAACAGAAGAAAATTTAGCTAAACTTATAAAGTCTAAACATGATTTGATTAATTCCGTAAATGATATAGATACATCATTAAAGCTAAGCTATCCAAGCTTCGGAAGTGATGATAAAGATAATCCAATCCAACCAGAAGAATTGACTGCATATAATAGAGAGTTAGAAATTCTAAAGAAAAAAATTATTAATGATGAAATTTCAGAGGACTTGGTCTTTAATTTGAAATATGATGATTTTAAAACATTTATTTCTAATAAAGCAATACAACTTCAAGATTCTTTAAGCAAGAAAAACGAGTTATTAACAAATATCGAAACCAAAGAGAAAGAATTAAAAAAAGTTATAGCTGAATTGAAAGACCGTAAATATCTTTCTGAAAAAATTGATGAAATCAGGGATATAATTGTTAATCACAAAATATTGGCTATTCTAAATAAACACTCCAATTCCTTTTCTACAAGTTCAATCAGTAGGAAAACATCACAGGCTAGGGAAGAGCTGATAAGTCAGGATTTTAATAATATATTTCAAAAAGAATTAATGGCTCTTAGAAAATCAGAAATGCCAATAGAGTTAAGCTTTGGTACTGATAAGGGAAAGACAAAAATTAATCATAAAATCAGTAATCATCAATTATTGGAAATCCTGAGTGAAGGAGAGCAAAAAAGTATTGCATTAGCAGAATTTCTAACCGAATTGCAATTAGATACCATCAATGCCCCTGTAATTTTTGATGACCCTGTTAACAGTCTGGATCATAAGATAATCGATTCATTTGCAAAACGGGTTATACGCTTAAGCGAGCAAAGACAGGTTGTGGTTTTTACTCACAGCGTTTTACTTTTCAATAGTCTTCTTTACTCCAGCAATCAGCCAAGTTTCAAACACTTGAGTTATAAGTTTTACAATTCTCAGAAAGAGTATGATTTTGTGGGTGTAATTACTGAAGCTGAAGAAGAGAAAAATAAGGTAAAGCAGAATATCAGTAAAATTAATACATTAATCAATAGCAAACCCAAAGGCAGATCAGAAGCAGAAGTTGTAAAGGAAGGCTTTGGTGAGCTTAGAAGTGCTATAGAACTTTGTATTGAGCATGAAATCTTTAATGGTACTATCCAGAGATATCAAAAGCATGTTTCACTTGGTAAGTTTATTCAGGTCAATGCTGAGAGCTTAGGTAAATATAAAGCTAGTCTTAACGATATTTATGAGCGATGTTGCGGCTTTATTAATGCGCATAGCAATCCTGAACTCGTTCATAACGATCCAACCATTGACGACCTAAGAGCTGATTTTGAGGAATTTAAAAAAATAAGATCGGAGTTTATTAAGAGCTAG
- a CDS encoding carbon-nitrogen hydrolase family protein, which yields MSKIIIALLQLTPGNFLVENMYIGIAACRKAKNMGADIALFPEMWSIGYEIPKSVNELKSKAISKNDAFIHSFSDLAKELQMAIGITFLEKYEPLPRNSICLFDRFGKELYTYAKVHTCIFEDEKNLMPGNDFYVSELDTERGCVKIGSMICYDREFPESARILMLKGAEILLVPNACPMEINRISQLRARAFENMVGIATVNYPKGKPDCNGHSTAFDGIAYKIDEPYSRDTLIIEAGEEEGIYIATFNIEELRKYRSREVHGNAYRQPTKYEILLSEEKQEPFIRKDYRKSAN from the coding sequence TTGAGCAAAATTATCATAGCTTTACTACAATTAACGCCGGGGAACTTTCTTGTTGAAAATATGTATATCGGTATAGCTGCTTGTCGCAAGGCAAAAAATATGGGGGCAGATATAGCATTATTTCCTGAAATGTGGAGTATTGGTTACGAAATCCCTAAATCTGTCAATGAATTAAAGAGTAAAGCAATTAGTAAAAATGATGCATTTATACATTCATTCTCGGATTTAGCAAAAGAATTGCAAATGGCTATCGGTATAACATTTCTTGAAAAGTATGAGCCATTACCAAGAAACAGTATATGTCTGTTTGATAGATTTGGAAAAGAACTATATACCTATGCAAAAGTACATACATGTATTTTTGAAGATGAAAAAAATTTAATGCCCGGTAATGATTTTTATGTATCTGAATTAGACACAGAGCGCGGTTGTGTAAAAATAGGTTCAATGATTTGTTATGATAGAGAATTTCCTGAGAGTGCACGAATACTCATGCTCAAAGGTGCAGAAATACTACTTGTACCGAATGCATGTCCAATGGAAATTAATAGGATTTCACAATTAAGAGCAAGAGCATTTGAAAATATGGTTGGCATTGCAACTGTTAATTATCCAAAAGGAAAACCCGATTGTAATGGTCATTCTACAGCATTTGACGGTATTGCCTATAAAATTGATGAACCATATTCACGAGATACATTAATAATAGAAGCCGGAGAGGAAGAAGGAATATATATCGCAACTTTTAATATAGAGGAATTAAGAAAGTATAGAAGTAGAGAAGTTCATGGTAACGCATACCGGCAGCCGACAAAATATGAGATTTTATTATCGGAAGAGAAACAAGAGCCGTTTATCCGTAAAGATTATAGAAAATCAGCAAACTAA
- a CDS encoding YcxB family protein: MQKYVLEYTNNIKDYLHAFNEIEKRKVWNIFDKIFGIIIILISIYCIVNFSNYFRWIAIIFLLFGINDLFNIYRIAYVIIRIHFYINPKNKHKQKLIFSEENILYATNGVESKIEWNFYNRGIETNETFLLFYGKNMYSVIPKRAIKKEEIEGLKMLFTDKIKDFRLTLAST, translated from the coding sequence ATGCAGAAATATGTTTTAGAATATACTAATAATATTAAAGACTATTTACATGCTTTTAATGAAATTGAGAAAAGAAAAGTATGGAATATATTTGATAAAATATTTGGAATTATTATTATATTGATATCAATTTATTGTATTGTTAATTTTTCTAATTATTTTAGGTGGATAGCAATAATATTTCTATTATTTGGAATTAATGATTTATTCAATATATATAGAATTGCATATGTAATTATTAGAATTCATTTTTATATAAATCCTAAAAATAAACATAAGCAAAAACTAATATTTTCTGAAGAAAATATATTATATGCTACAAATGGGGTTGAAAGTAAAATTGAGTGGAATTTCTACAATCGTGGAATTGAAACGAATGAGACTTTTTTATTATTTTATGGCAAAAATATGTATTCTGTAATCCCTAAACGAGCAATAAAAAAGGAAGAAATAGAAGGTTTAAAAATGTTATTTACTGATAAAATAAAAGATTTTCGCCTAACACTCGCTTCAACCTGA
- a CDS encoding HEAT repeat domain-containing protein, translating into MKKYILTMILITFFSVTLFGQKIEDFEKDFINTTKMEFTEADLNKMFQTYSNFLTPHSDMKQLMANLKNEQIVEYPLSKFKETASYKNNIKILFNSKNENQRLLSYLVIAGAGDIKFEKKLLKRIKTEKSMGNIIWAGMALMHLKTNHTTALFDFLVEYENFGDSHMIPLYFQLNKNSLQKTAYDRINSENVKAKVLAAQIFSVTGKNKKTEKILLDAVKNWDYSIKGYAIYSVKELRIGNLKNTFIPLLNNTQTRRIAIQALANSPTKEDVDYLKELSKNENPISKDLLDGFYESKNTENIKFWLYLVSTKEIPKNYFFSVSEQPLLFSDEVLKDVQDALRTTKHIEIQKYLISVLGGRNDKESKDIIFTYLDNKDSSVRYWTVDVLKGSQSSEVLNKLIEMLEKPEKRVVSITNILIENKLDTLQTLYEKIYQTEKSLDWQRSSIEYLSNFPKQNHKKIFLKILENTNSDFSLKRNAAIGLANLKDETSVDTIVKVCETERLSSDYNARIYLVALSKIKGEKAKEYIETYKNSKENMIRELANELLANWNN; encoded by the coding sequence ATGAAGAAATATATTTTAACAATGATACTAATCACATTCTTTTCAGTTACTTTATTTGGACAAAAAATTGAAGATTTTGAAAAAGATTTTATCAACACAACCAAAATGGAGTTTACTGAAGCTGACTTAAATAAAATGTTTCAGACATATTCAAATTTCCTAACACCACACAGTGATATGAAGCAACTCATGGCAAATCTAAAAAATGAGCAAATAGTTGAATATCCGCTGTCGAAATTTAAAGAAACTGCTAGTTACAAAAATAATATTAAAATTTTATTTAATTCAAAAAATGAAAATCAACGATTATTGTCTTATTTGGTAATTGCAGGCGCTGGCGACATAAAATTTGAAAAAAAGCTCTTAAAGAGAATTAAAACCGAAAAATCTATGGGCAATATTATTTGGGCTGGTATGGCTTTGATGCATTTAAAAACCAATCACACAACAGCTCTATTTGATTTTTTGGTAGAATACGAAAATTTTGGAGATAGTCATATGATTCCTTTATATTTTCAACTAAATAAGAATTCTCTACAAAAAACTGCTTATGATAGAATTAATAGTGAAAATGTAAAAGCAAAAGTCCTAGCTGCTCAAATATTTTCGGTTACAGGTAAAAATAAAAAAACTGAAAAAATACTACTAGATGCTGTTAAAAACTGGGATTATAGTATAAAGGGTTACGCTATTTATTCAGTAAAAGAACTTAGAATTGGCAACCTCAAAAACACTTTTATTCCATTATTAAATAATACACAAACTCGAAGAATTGCAATTCAAGCTTTAGCTAATAGTCCGACAAAAGAAGATGTTGATTATCTAAAAGAGTTAAGTAAAAATGAAAATCCTATTTCCAAGGATTTATTAGACGGATTTTATGAATCAAAAAATACAGAAAATATAAAATTTTGGTTGTATTTAGTTTCTACAAAAGAGATTCCTAAAAATTATTTTTTTAGTGTATCGGAACAGCCTCTATTATTTTCAGATGAAGTTTTAAAAGATGTTCAAGACGCATTAAGAACTACAAAACACATCGAAATTCAAAAATATCTAATTAGTGTGTTGGGTGGTAGAAATGACAAAGAGTCAAAGGATATAATTTTTACCTATTTAGATAATAAAGATTCTTCAGTTAGGTATTGGACTGTAGATGTTTTGAAAGGAAGTCAATCTAGTGAAGTTTTAAATAAACTAATAGAAATGTTGGAAAAACCAGAAAAAAGAGTTGTTTCAATTACCAACATATTGATAGAAAATAAACTAGACACGCTTCAAACTCTTTATGAAAAAATATATCAAACTGAAAAGAGTTTAGATTGGCAAAGAAGCTCGATTGAATATCTATCGAATTTTCCAAAACAAAATCATAAAAAGATATTTCTGAAAATTTTAGAAAATACTAATTCTGACTTTTCGTTAAAGAGAAATGCTGCTATCGGACTAGCAAATTTAAAAGATGAAACATCAGTCGACACAATAGTTAAAGTTTGCGAAACCGAACGATTAAGTAGTGATTATAACGCTCGAATTTATTTAGTTGCTCTATCAAAAATAAAAGGCGAAAAAGCAAAAGAATATATTGAAACATATAAAAATAGTAAGGAGAATATGATTCGAGAATTAGCGAATGAATTACTTGCAAATTGGAACAACTAA
- a CDS encoding type II toxin-antitoxin system prevent-host-death family antitoxin: MIAIKPVSDLRNYNEVLQDVADESPVFLTKNGRGCYAVISIRDYEKLTATQTLFSELKKGEESALQNGWLDTAQVRKMVRL, translated from the coding sequence ATGATTGCTATAAAACCTGTTTCGGATTTGCGTAATTATAATGAAGTTTTGCAGGATGTTGCTGATGAATCGCCGGTTTTTCTTACTAAAAATGGCAGGGGGTGTTATGCTGTGATTTCCATAAGAGATTACGAAAAATTGACGGCTACGCAAACTCTTTTTTCTGAATTGAAGAAAGGCGAAGAATCTGCTTTGCAAAATGGATGGCTGGACACAGCTCAAGTCAGAAAAATGGTGAGACTTTGA